A section of the Pedobacter sp. HDW13 genome encodes:
- a CDS encoding glycosyltransferase family 39 protein, whose amino-acid sequence MKLAAPIRLETIFPFLIILLVVTVTFSPVHMLGFASADDHWQLLHNPLVSNSPMDFSYWKTLIISYNRNQYSPFNTLCDNLIFRINQFDPYYYHLFSLLLHITNSILILVLSKKLLALFKQPENLYTPFLCAMIWAIHPLNVESVTWIAASKVLLFSFFTLASILTFINAIEQNSIKNYLLTFLFFLLSFLSKEQAVTTPVLLFALWISIKHHDEHIKFNPKLLWFICVFCLATLVFCLITIRANGVEISKMSRYPFHQRFFLAFYCLFFYLFNLIAPIGLHYHYPFPMKAGEALPAIYYAYSIIFLAICFSFLYKQKIKLNWLVIFCIAAALIELSLCIQIVPLTRPAIVADRYMYLPSFFLIFAIIYVVNNLVTNRKYRNILFSLTLLYIGFLACYSNQLTLQWIKNTIHSL is encoded by the coding sequence ATGAAATTAGCAGCGCCAATTAGATTAGAAACTATTTTTCCTTTTTTGATAATATTACTTGTTGTAACGGTTACATTTTCTCCCGTACATATGCTCGGCTTTGCTTCTGCAGATGATCATTGGCAATTATTACACAACCCATTAGTAAGTAATAGCCCAATGGATTTCAGCTACTGGAAAACATTAATCATAAGTTATAACCGCAATCAGTATTCTCCTTTTAATACCCTCTGTGATAACCTTATTTTTAGAATCAATCAGTTCGACCCTTATTATTATCATTTATTTTCACTTTTGCTGCATATCACAAATTCTATTTTGATCCTGGTGTTAAGCAAAAAACTCTTAGCATTATTTAAACAACCTGAAAATTTATATACCCCATTTCTCTGTGCGATGATTTGGGCGATACATCCCTTAAATGTAGAATCTGTAACCTGGATTGCCGCATCCAAAGTATTGTTATTCTCCTTTTTCACTCTCGCCTCTATCCTAACATTTATTAATGCCATTGAACAAAACAGTATTAAGAACTACCTTCTAACTTTTCTATTTTTCTTACTTTCTTTTTTATCAAAAGAACAAGCTGTTACTACGCCTGTATTACTTTTTGCGCTGTGGATTTCAATCAAACATCATGACGAGCATATTAAATTTAATCCTAAGTTGCTCTGGTTTATTTGTGTATTTTGCTTGGCTACCCTTGTTTTTTGTTTAATTACAATTAGAGCGAATGGCGTTGAGATCTCTAAAATGTCTAGATACCCTTTTCATCAGCGATTTTTTTTAGCATTTTATTGCTTGTTTTTCTATTTATTTAATTTGATTGCCCCAATAGGGCTTCATTATCATTATCCATTTCCGATGAAAGCAGGAGAAGCACTTCCTGCTATTTATTATGCTTATTCAATTATCTTTCTAGCTATTTGTTTTTCTTTTCTCTATAAACAAAAAATCAAACTCAATTGGTTAGTTATTTTTTGCATCGCTGCCGCGTTGATTGAACTTTCTCTATGTATACAGATTGTTCCTCTTACACGACCTGCTATTGTGGCTGATAGATATATGTATCTCCCTTCATTTTTTTTAATATTTGCTATTATTTACGTAGTTAATAATTTGGTAACTAATCGAAAATACAGAAACATCTTATTTTCATTGACACTACTCTATATTGGATTTTTAGCTTGCTATAGCAACCAACTCACCCTACAATGGATCAAAAATACAATTCACTCTTTATGA
- a CDS encoding 6-bladed beta-propeller, with amino-acid sequence MSKKNPFLNLLLGFLIFSACENNKKATTENIASNEINISLNPEDKTPKYAKDIFKNVEFVPLQTLDECRIGKIDKMLTTENYYAILDRSSNAIYFFLKNGIYHHKIVSTPTQKMRIGNFDIQGDRVYLFDYDNRNESLQVFDLNGKRTGEEHYPQHFVYFKKTKGLTLFYNGFYHDNNSGEKFKRLSIYDKQGQPIKSIFSYDPQAIGERDLFDPMESFFSSGDNLFYAMPGISSFYEIDDKLTFTAYHINMPKTYQLPDDFLEDKSLLDKRRVFLTQKNKELIWNISNVYGIDNHFLSINIQSMDNLYFTSLCNLKTKKAINLRSIYYDRTTCKLPITEFQIIASDGTSFYGTYSAKFLLDILMKLGYDNIADNENLKDFVNHSNALSNPILTKFQMK; translated from the coding sequence ATGTCTAAAAAAAATCCTTTTTTAAATCTTTTATTAGGTTTTTTAATCTTTTCTGCTTGTGAAAACAACAAAAAAGCCACCACAGAAAACATTGCCTCAAATGAAATAAATATATCACTAAATCCAGAGGATAAAACTCCAAAATACGCTAAGGATATTTTTAAAAATGTTGAATTTGTACCGCTACAAACTTTAGACGAATGTAGGATTGGCAAAATAGATAAAATGTTAACTACCGAGAATTATTATGCAATTCTAGACAGATCTTCTAATGCTATTTATTTTTTTCTAAAAAATGGCATCTACCACCATAAAATCGTGTCTACGCCTACGCAGAAAATGAGGATAGGTAATTTTGATATTCAAGGTGATAGAGTTTACCTATTCGATTACGACAACAGGAACGAGAGCTTACAAGTCTTCGATTTAAATGGGAAAAGAACTGGAGAAGAACATTATCCCCAACATTTTGTTTACTTCAAAAAAACCAAAGGTTTGACTTTGTTCTATAATGGATTTTATCATGATAATAATTCAGGAGAAAAGTTTAAACGTCTTTCAATCTACGATAAACAAGGACAGCCTATCAAATCTATTTTCAGCTACGACCCGCAAGCCATAGGCGAGAGAGATTTATTCGACCCTATGGAATCTTTTTTTAGTTCAGGAGATAATCTTTTCTATGCCATGCCGGGTATTTCATCTTTTTACGAAATTGACGATAAGCTAACATTTACTGCTTATCACATTAACATGCCTAAAACATATCAATTGCCCGATGATTTTTTAGAAGACAAAAGCCTATTGGATAAAAGGAGAGTATTTTTGACACAAAAGAACAAAGAATTAATTTGGAATATATCTAATGTTTATGGAATAGATAACCATTTTCTATCCATTAACATCCAATCTATGGATAATTTATATTTCACTTCTTTATGTAATTTAAAGACAAAAAAAGCGATTAATCTACGTAGTATATACTACGACCGCACTACCTGCAAATTACCGATTACGGAGTTTCAGATTATAGCTTCAGACGGCACTAGCTTTTATGGCACTTACAGTGCGAAATTTCTGCTAGATATTTTAATGAAATTAGGTTATGATAACATTGCAGATAATGAAAATCTAAAAGATTTTGTCAATCATTCCAATGCTTTATCTAATCCAATCCTAACCAAGTTTCAAATGAAATAA
- a CDS encoding DUF2304 domain-containing protein produces the protein MTTIQIILSFCILGLAVLIFERLKLNLFKKSLLFFFTIGCVYFIYQPEQTTVIALFLGVHRGVDMLFYFGFIFLTFMVIKLYLKIRKLEQANTKIIRNIAINNFKKGGE, from the coding sequence ATGACAACCATACAAATCATACTCAGCTTTTGCATTTTAGGCCTGGCGGTCTTAATCTTCGAGCGACTGAAACTAAACTTATTTAAAAAATCGTTGCTTTTCTTTTTCACGATCGGTTGTGTCTATTTTATCTACCAACCTGAACAGACTACCGTGATTGCTCTTTTTTTGGGGGTACATAGAGGGGTAGATATGTTGTTTTACTTTGGTTTTATTTTTTTAACCTTCATGGTCATTAAGCTCTACCTTAAAATACGAAAGCTTGAGCAAGCGAATACCAAAATCATAAGAAATATAGCGATTAATAATTTTAAAAAAGGAGGGGAGTAG
- a CDS encoding glycosyltransferase family 2 protein, giving the protein MTENTPSVCVIIPTFNEVAKISTVVESLLPLGYQVVVVDDGSTDDILSQINTLPIAYLRHLDNLGQGAAIKTGLLYSLRLKFDYYITFDADGQHQARDLPLMVTAIQKSKLDILLGSRFLGERAINMSAIKRKLLQLARIFNYLSTGLWLSDAHNGLRILNHQAASAIQLNQNRMAHATEILAETKRLKLNYGEFPVQIVYTAYSKQKGQHALNSFNIIGDLILAKIFN; this is encoded by the coding sequence ATGACAGAAAATACCCCTTCAGTTTGTGTAATTATTCCAACTTTTAATGAGGTGGCAAAAATTTCAACAGTGGTTGAAAGCTTGTTGCCCTTAGGTTATCAAGTGGTAGTTGTGGATGATGGATCTACTGATGATATCCTATCGCAAATTAACACACTTCCTATTGCTTATTTAAGGCACCTTGATAACCTGGGGCAAGGTGCTGCGATTAAAACAGGGCTGCTTTATAGCCTCCGGTTAAAATTCGATTATTATATCACTTTTGACGCAGACGGACAACACCAGGCACGAGATTTGCCTTTAATGGTTACAGCAATTCAAAAATCAAAACTTGACATTCTTCTGGGTTCCCGTTTTTTGGGTGAAAGAGCAATCAATATGAGCGCTATCAAAAGAAAGCTACTCCAACTTGCCAGAATCTTCAACTATCTTTCCACAGGTTTATGGTTGAGTGATGCCCATAATGGTTTACGTATTCTGAACCACCAAGCAGCCAGTGCTATTCAGCTTAACCAAAATCGAATGGCGCACGCTACAGAAATACTTGCTGAAACTAAACGACTGAAATTAAACTATGGAGAATTTCCTGTACAAATTGTTTACACAGCCTACTCCAAACAAAAAGGGCAACATGCCCTAAATTCTTTTAATATTATTGGCGATTTGATCTTAGCAAAAATTTTCAACTGA